A genomic window from Phocoena sinus isolate mPhoSin1 chromosome 20, mPhoSin1.pri, whole genome shotgun sequence includes:
- the TRPV1 gene encoding transient receptor potential cation channel subfamily V member 1 — protein MKKWGSSDLRESQDLRQEDSCPEPLDGDPNSRPAPAKPHSFPVAKSRSRLFGKGDSEDTSLMDCSYEEGQLASCPAITVSPVVTVQRPGDGPTCARQPSQDSAAENLKLYDRRKIFEAVAQNNCEELESLLLFLKNSKKQLTDSEFKDPDTGKTCLLKAMLNLHDGQNDTIPLLLEIARQTDSLKELVNASYTDGYYKGQTALHIAIERRNMALVTLLVENGADVQAAANGDFFKKTKGRPGFYFGELPLSLAACTNQLGTVKFLLQNSWQSADISARDSVGNTVLHALVEVADNTADNTKFVTSMYNEILILGARLHPALKLEELTNKKGLTPLALAASSGKIGVLAYILQREIQEPECRHLSRKFTEWAYGPVHSSLYDLSCIDTCEKNSVLEVIAYSSSETPNRHDMLLVEPLNRLLQDKWDRFVKRIFYFNFFIYCLYMIIFTTVAYYRPVEGRPPFKLKHTVGGYFRVTGEILSVAGGVYFFFRGIQYFLQRRPSLKTLFVDSYSEMLFFVQSLFMLGTVVLYFCHCKEYVASMVFSLAMGWTNMLYYTRGFQQMGIYAVMIEKMILRDLCRFMFVYLVFLFGFSTAVVTLIEDGKNGSVSAELTSHRWRGPGCRPSDSSYNSLYSTCLELFKFTIGMGDLEFTENYDFKAVFVTLLLAYVILTYILLLNMLIALMGETVNKIAQESKNIWKLQRAITILDTEKSFLKCMRKAFRSGKLLQVGYTADGKDDYRWCFRVDEVNWTTWNTNVGIINEDPGNCEGIKRTLSFSLRSGRAAGRNWKNFALVPLLRDASTRERHPARPEEVHLKHFAGSLKPEDAEILKDSAALGEK, from the exons ATGAAGAAATGGGGGAGCTCAGACTTACGGGAATCTCAGGACCTGCGTCAAGAGGACTCCTGCCCAGAGCCCCTAGATGGAGACCCTAACTCCAGGCCAGCTCCAGCCAAGCCCCACAGCTTCCCTGTGGCCAAGAGCCGCAGCCGGCTCTTTGGAAAGGGTGATTCGGAGGACACATCCCTCATGGACTGCTCTTATGAGGAAGGTCAGCTGGCATCCTGCCCGGCCATCACAGTCAGCCCTGTTGTCACCGTCCAGAGGCCTGGGGATGGTCCCACCTGTGCCAG GCAGCCATCCCAGGACTCTGCTGCCGAGAACCTCAAGCTCTATGATCGCAGGAAGATCTTTGAAGCTGTTGCTCAGAATAACTGTGAAGAGCTGGAGAGCCTGCTGCTCTTTCTGAAGAATAGCAAGAAGCAGCTCACGGACAGCGAATTCAAAG ACCCGGACACAGGGAAGACCTGCCTGCTGAAAGCCATGCTCAACCTGCACGACGGGCAGAACGACACCATCCCCCTTCTCCTGGAGATCGCCCGGCAGACGGACAGCCTGAAGGAGCTGGTCAACGCCAGCTACACGGATGGCTACTACAAGG GCCAGACGGCACTGCACATTGCCATCGAGAGACGGAACATGGCACTGGTGACCCTCCTGGTGGAGAACGGGGCCGACGTCCAGGCCGCGGCCAATGGGGACTTCTTTAAGAAAACCAAAGGGCGGCCTGGCTTCTATTTTG GTGAGCTGCCCCTCTCCCTGGCTGCGTGCACCAACCAGCTGGGCACCGTGAAGTTCCTGCTGCAGAACTCCTGGCAGTCGGCCGACATCAGCGCCAGGGACTCGGTGGGCAACACTGTGCTACATGCGCTGGTGGAGGTGGCTGACAACACAGCCGACAACACCAAGTTTGTGACGAGCATGTACAATGAGATTCTGATCCTGGGGGCCAGACTGCACCCCGCACTGAAGCTGGAGGAGCTCACCAACAAGAAGGGGCTGACGCCGTTGGCTCTGGCTGCCAGCAGTGGGAAGATCGGG GTCCTGGCCTATATTCTCCAGAGGGAGATCCAGGAGCCCGAGTGCAGGCACCTGTCCAGGAAGTTCACCGAGTGGGCCTACGGGCCCGTGCACTCCTCACTGTATGACCTGTCCTGCATCGACACCTGTGAGAAGAACTCAGTGCTGGAGGTGATTGCCTACAGCAGCAGTGAGACACCT AATCGCCATGACATGCTCTTAGTGGAGCCGCTCAACCGCCTTCTGCAGGACAAGTGGGACAGATTCGTCAAGCGCATCTTCTACTTCAACTTCTTCATCTACTGTCTGTATATGATTATCTTCACCACGGTCGCCTACTACAGGCCTGTGGAAGGCCGG CCTCCCTTTAAGCTGAAACACACCGTTGGGGGCTATTTCCGAGTCACTGGAGAGATTCTTTCTGTAGCAGGGGGAGTCTACTTTTTTTTCCGAGGG ATTCAATATTTCCTGCAGAGACGGCCATCACTGAAGACCTTATTTGTGGACAGCTACAGTGAGATGCTTTT CTTCGTGCAGTCGCTGTTCATGCTGGGGACCGTTGTGCTATACTTCTGCCACTGCAAGGAGTACGTGGCCTCCATGGTTTTCTCCCTGGCCATGGGCTGGACCAACATGCTCTACTACACCCGCGGCTTCCAGCAGATGGGCATCTATGCTGTCATGATTGAGAAG ATGATCCTGAGAGACCTGTGTCGCTTCATGTTTGTTTACCTCGTTTTCTTATTTGGGTTTTCCACAG CGGTGGTGACACTGATTGAGGATGGGAAGAATGGCTCCGTGTCGGCTGAGCTGACGTCGCACAGGTGGCGAGGTCCCGGCTGCCGGCCGTCCGACAGCTCCTACAACAGCCTGTACTCCACGTGTCTGGAGCTGTTCAAGTTCACCATCGGCATGGGTGACCTGGAGTTCACGGAGAACTATGACTTCAAGGCTGTCTTTGTCACCCTGTTACTGGCCTATGTGATTCTCACATACATCCTCCTGCTCAACATGCTCATTGCCCTCATGGGCGAGACGGTCAACAAGATCGCCCAGGAGAGCAAGAACATCTGGAAGCTGCAG AGAGCCATCACCATCCTGGACACGGAGAAGAGCTTCCTTAAGTGTATGAGGAAGGCCTTTCGCTCAGGCAAGCTGCTGCAGGTGGGGTACACAGCTGACGGCAAGGACGACTACAGGTGGTGTTTCAG GGTGGATGAGGTGAACTGGACCACCTGGAACACCAACGTGGGCATCATCAATGAAGACCCGGGCAACTGTGAGGGCATCAAACGCACCCTGAGCTTCTCCCTGCGGTCGGGCCGAG CTGCAGGGAGGAACTGGAAGAACTTTGCCCTGGTTCCCCTCTTAAGAGATGCAAGTACTCGAGAAAGACACCCTGCCCGGCCTGAGGAAGTTCATCTGAAGCACTTCGCGGGGTCCCTCAAGCCAGAAGATGCCGAGATCCTCAAGGATTCTGCTGCTTTAGGGGAGAAGTGA